A section of the Roseovarius sp. W115 genome encodes:
- a CDS encoding SIR2 family protein: MSWHAEIKFIDGPKFVPSFWLRPSGFAWLLGAGASASAGIPTGYDMITDFKKQLFCQLSGTSRKQVDCNDPLWMERIDLLLESRSALPPPGDPMEYAAAFEAVYPTPEERRAYIDHAVTKGTPSFAHRALAAMITRKSVPCVFTTNFDAMIETATTVTDQLFDASERANLTVAGIDNAARAALCIKESRWPLLAKMHGDYQSVELKNTTEELASQDREMRHVLTNACTRFGLIIVGYSGRDQSVMSALTDALTTPNAYPTGIVWTCRSAKHLLPAVIEFLNAAADAGVSVSVVETQTFDELAADLLDGTELPDVLAAHVLQARPAEVNQMVPIPSGDRRAFPVLQSSAVPIIEMPEVARRIKLNKSITTQEAQMTLKASRKTGIVASVGHELAAFGRDEDLLAAFSDHGAEIAGTIELNIVDESWAMGLVYDALVHAICRTQPILPRLRRSGHVAVFAHGRRDENASVAEQRKNQQSSAQSAYGSALTGRLPNQSGFFFNEGIRIKLDRVVDRWWCAFEPATFVKTPEPMIQTKKRRTEILLSIGLESGGHGAITMCGQRSFQHGFR, translated from the coding sequence ATGAGTTGGCACGCCGAGATCAAGTTCATTGACGGACCGAAGTTCGTGCCAAGCTTTTGGCTGAGGCCAAGTGGATTTGCTTGGCTACTAGGGGCAGGCGCATCGGCCTCCGCTGGTATACCCACAGGGTATGACATGATCACGGATTTCAAGAAGCAGCTGTTCTGTCAGTTGAGTGGGACAAGCCGAAAACAGGTTGATTGTAATGACCCCTTATGGATGGAGCGGATCGATCTGCTGCTAGAAAGTCGATCCGCCTTACCGCCACCCGGTGATCCTATGGAATATGCTGCGGCGTTTGAAGCTGTGTATCCAACACCAGAGGAGCGCCGCGCATACATTGACCATGCAGTTACTAAGGGAACGCCATCATTTGCGCATCGGGCACTCGCTGCAATGATTACGAGAAAGTCTGTGCCATGCGTTTTTACCACAAACTTTGATGCCATGATTGAGACAGCCACTACGGTAACCGACCAGTTGTTCGATGCATCCGAGCGCGCCAATTTAACGGTGGCGGGGATCGACAATGCTGCGCGGGCCGCCCTTTGTATTAAGGAGTCGCGTTGGCCCCTTCTTGCGAAGATGCATGGTGACTATCAGTCCGTTGAACTCAAAAACACGACTGAAGAACTCGCCTCCCAAGATCGCGAGATGAGGCATGTTCTGACCAACGCCTGCACTCGGTTCGGCCTCATTATTGTTGGCTACAGCGGTCGAGACCAATCTGTCATGAGTGCTTTGACAGATGCATTGACTACGCCAAACGCATATCCGACTGGCATCGTTTGGACCTGCAGATCAGCAAAGCATCTTTTGCCGGCTGTCATTGAGTTTTTGAACGCTGCGGCAGATGCCGGCGTGAGTGTTTCGGTAGTTGAAACACAGACATTCGATGAGCTTGCAGCAGATTTGCTTGACGGAACCGAACTGCCTGACGTTCTTGCCGCGCATGTTTTGCAAGCACGACCTGCCGAAGTAAATCAAATGGTGCCTATTCCATCGGGGGATCGCCGTGCCTTCCCGGTTTTGCAAAGCTCCGCTGTTCCAATAATCGAGATGCCGGAGGTGGCGCGTCGAATAAAGCTCAACAAGTCAATTACCACCCAAGAGGCGCAAATGACCCTCAAGGCGTCTCGAAAGACAGGGATCGTTGCGAGTGTGGGTCATGAATTGGCGGCATTTGGGCGCGATGAAGATTTGCTCGCGGCTTTTTCAGATCATGGGGCGGAAATTGCGGGGACCATAGAGCTAAATATTGTCGATGAAAGTTGGGCAATGGGGTTGGTATATGACGCGCTAGTACATGCTATTTGCCGCACTCAGCCAATCCTTCCACGGTTGCGGCGCAGTGGCCATGTGGCTGTTTTTGCTCATGGTCGCCGTGACGAAAATGCTTCTGTGGCCGAGCAGCGAAAAAATCAACAGTCTTCGGCGCAGTCCGCCTATGGGTCTGCGCTCACCGGTAGGCTGCCCAACCAATCTGGGTTCTTTTTCAATGAAGGCATCCGCATTAAACTTGATAGAGTGGTGGATAGGTGGTGGTGCGCTTTCGAACCTGCCACTTTCGTAAAAACCCCCGAACCGATGATCCAAACCAAGAAAAGAAGAACCGAGATATTGTTGTCGATTGGACTCGAGAGCGGTGGGCACGGCGCTATAACAATGTGTGGTCAAAGATCATTTCAGCATGGGTTCCGCTGA
- a CDS encoding helix-turn-helix domain-containing protein produces the protein MTHDVEKGRVGQSFDDFLKEQGTFEDTTEVAVKRVLAFQLAEAMKAQGITKVEMAKRLSTSRSQLDRLLDPDHDGVTLSILARAAKAVGRGIRLELT, from the coding sequence ATGACACATGATGTTGAAAAGGGGCGCGTTGGCCAATCCTTTGATGACTTCCTCAAGGAGCAAGGAACCTTTGAGGATACCACAGAGGTGGCCGTAAAACGCGTACTGGCGTTCCAACTGGCCGAGGCGATGAAAGCCCAAGGCATCACCAAGGTGGAGATGGCCAAGCGCTTGTCGACCAGTCGGTCTCAGTTGGATCGCTTACTGGACCCGGATCATGACGGGGTCACGCTGAGTATCCTTGCGCGTGCTGCCAAGGCTGTGGGGCGGGGCATTCGTCTTGAGCTGACCTAG
- a CDS encoding nucleotidyl transferase AbiEii/AbiGii toxin family protein: MKSDETVAAEPEPRGVVFEPDRRRVSSAVEDAFGFAETAVVSFEDLYGGKIVAALDRQHPRDLFDIKQLYENEGLTDNLFRSFLVYLASSSRPPHELLNPNLRDLEAVFAKEFDGMTVLPVTVDELGAARDILIQDIRGRLSGRAAEYLFGLADGEPDFDLIGLPNAAGLPAIRWKLQNVETLKQQDPTKHRGQAIALERLLL; this comes from the coding sequence GTGAAATCAGATGAAACCGTAGCGGCAGAACCTGAACCGCGTGGTGTCGTGTTCGAGCCGGATCGCCGCCGCGTCTCATCTGCAGTCGAAGACGCATTCGGATTTGCAGAGACTGCGGTTGTCTCCTTCGAGGATCTCTATGGCGGAAAGATTGTTGCTGCTCTCGACCGGCAACATCCGCGCGACCTCTTCGACATCAAGCAGCTCTACGAAAATGAAGGTCTCACGGATAATCTCTTCCGATCGTTTCTGGTTTACCTCGCAAGTTCGAGCAGGCCGCCACACGAATTACTGAACCCAAACCTCCGCGATCTTGAAGCTGTCTTCGCGAAGGAGTTTGACGGGATGACGGTGTTGCCGGTGACCGTCGACGAACTCGGGGCAGCGCGCGACATACTGATTCAGGACATTCGAGGCCGTCTCTCGGGACGGGCAGCGGAATACCTGTTTGGACTGGCAGATGGCGAGCCGGACTTTGACCTAATCGGACTACCTAACGCAGCTGGTCTCCCCGCAATTCGCTGGAAGTTACAGAATGTTGAGACGTTGAAACAGCAAGATCCTACAAAGCACCGGGGACAGGCGATAGCACTGGAACGGCTTCTTTTATGA
- the sufC gene encoding Fe-S cluster assembly ATPase SufC, producing the protein MLEIKGLKVDLEEEEKSILKGVDLTVEAGKVHAIMGPNGSGKSTLSYVLSGKDGYEVTGGGATLEGEDVLEMEPEERAAAGLFLAFQYPVEIPGVGNMTFLRTALNAQRKARGEEEMSATDFLKMVREKAKSLKIDADMLKRPVNVGFSGGEKKRNEILQMAVLEPKMCILDETDSGLDVDAMKLVAQGVNALRDQGRGFLVITHYQRLLDHIKPDVVHIMADGRIVKTGGPDLALEVENNGYADILAEVA; encoded by the coding sequence ATGCTGGAAATCAAAGGCTTGAAAGTCGATCTTGAGGAAGAAGAAAAGTCCATCCTGAAAGGTGTCGACCTGACGGTTGAAGCTGGCAAAGTGCACGCGATTATGGGGCCAAACGGCTCTGGCAAGTCCACGCTCAGCTATGTTCTGTCCGGCAAGGATGGTTATGAGGTCACAGGTGGTGGCGCCACGCTGGAAGGTGAGGATGTGCTGGAGATGGAACCGGAAGAGCGCGCGGCGGCGGGCCTCTTCCTGGCATTCCAATATCCGGTGGAAATTCCTGGCGTGGGCAATATGACCTTCCTGCGGACAGCACTCAACGCGCAGCGAAAAGCGCGCGGCGAAGAGGAAATGAGTGCCACGGATTTCCTCAAAATGGTGCGCGAAAAGGCCAAGTCGCTGAAGATTGATGCGGATATGCTCAAGCGCCCCGTCAATGTGGGTTTTTCCGGTGGCGAGAAAAAGCGCAATGAAATCCTGCAGATGGCTGTGCTTGAACCCAAGATGTGCATTCTGGATGAAACTGACTCCGGGCTTGATGTCGACGCGATGAAACTGGTCGCCCAAGGCGTCAATGCGCTGCGCGACCAGGGCCGGGGATTCCTCGTCATCACGCACTACCAGCGCCTGCTCGATCACATCAAACCTGATGTCGTGCATATCATGGCTGATGGGCGCATCGTGAAAACCGGTGGGCCTGATCTTGCGCTGGAAGTTGAAAACAACGGCTATGCCGATATTCTGGCAGAGGTGGCATAA
- a CDS encoding alpha/beta hydrolase, protein MPEVIFPGPEGRLEGRYHPQKVRDAPIAIILHPHPQFGGTMNNKVVYNLHYAFHNMGFTVLRFNFRGVGRSQGEYDQGVGELSDAASALDYLQSMNNNSKHCWVAGFSFGAWIGMQLLMRRPEITGFVSVSPPANMYDFSFLAPCPSSGLILNGTNDRVAPPADTHALVNKLHEQQGITITHTEIEGSGHFFEEPHMDTMLDTVTTYVKRRLTETTR, encoded by the coding sequence ATGCCCGAGGTCATTTTTCCTGGCCCCGAAGGTCGACTGGAAGGCCGCTACCACCCGCAAAAAGTGCGCGACGCGCCAATTGCCATCATTCTGCACCCGCATCCGCAGTTTGGCGGGACGATGAACAACAAGGTGGTCTACAACCTGCATTACGCCTTTCACAACATGGGCTTCACCGTGCTGCGGTTCAATTTCCGTGGCGTAGGGCGCAGCCAGGGTGAATATGATCAGGGCGTGGGCGAGCTTTCCGATGCCGCCTCAGCGCTCGACTACCTGCAATCGATGAACAACAATTCCAAGCATTGCTGGGTCGCAGGTTTCAGCTTTGGCGCGTGGATCGGCATGCAGCTTTTGATGCGCAGGCCCGAGATCACCGGATTTGTCTCGGTGTCCCCACCGGCCAATATGTATGACTTTTCCTTTCTAGCCCCCTGCCCGTCCTCGGGTCTGATCCTGAACGGCACCAATGACCGCGTGGCCCCGCCTGCGGACACCCATGCTCTGGTGAACAAACTGCATGAACAGCAGGGCATCACCATCACTCATACCGAAATCGAGGGTTCGGGCCACTTCTTTGAAGAGCCGCATATGGACACGATGCTCGACACGGTGACGACCTATGTCAAACGCCGCCTGACCGAGACCACGAGGTAA
- a CDS encoding YIP1 family protein, with amino-acid sequence MNSETLKPLFALTLQNPRAAAERVIALGLPASVWWMLLSLTVVLSSLYMVGRFLAAPLPPALLEELSRTPNGQQTLLLYSLFTDSPFFTTVMLFGFTVLMVHVLCWVGRALGGQGSLLDILSVFTLLQVMTLLLSFGLFLISLIVPALAALGSLVFLAWTLWAVTSFLDAAHGFNNPLKAFGVLVVSFIAVLFGASIAMGVLGGLFLGITGGAGNV; translated from the coding sequence GTGAATTCTGAGACGTTGAAACCACTCTTTGCGCTGACGCTACAGAACCCGCGTGCAGCCGCGGAACGCGTGATTGCGCTTGGGTTGCCCGCGTCCGTGTGGTGGATGCTGTTATCGCTTACTGTTGTGTTGTCGTCGCTCTATATGGTGGGGCGCTTCTTGGCGGCACCATTGCCACCCGCGCTCTTAGAAGAACTGTCCAGAACGCCAAATGGTCAGCAAACCCTCCTTTTGTACTCTTTGTTCACAGACAGCCCGTTCTTTACGACAGTGATGCTGTTCGGTTTCACCGTGCTGATGGTGCATGTGTTGTGTTGGGTGGGGCGAGCTTTGGGCGGGCAAGGCAGCCTTCTGGACATCCTCAGCGTGTTCACCTTGTTACAAGTCATGACCTTGTTGCTGTCATTTGGTTTGTTCCTCATCAGCCTGATTGTGCCCGCTCTCGCGGCGCTGGGCTCACTTGTGTTTCTGGCCTGGACGCTTTGGGCCGTAACAAGCTTTCTTGACGCGGCGCACGGGTTCAACAACCCCCTCAAGGCGTTTGGTGTTCTCGTTGTGTCGTTCATTGCGGTTCTTTTTGGAGCTTCCATCGCGATGGGTGTTCTGGGCGGACTATTCCTCGGCATAACCGGAGGGGCTGGAAATGTATGA
- a CDS encoding YIP1 family protein, whose protein sequence is MPVTTDIVATYRGPRTVFRRLLDMGENEGRALAILMAGCAVFFVAQWPALSREAHLTDQELNPLLGGSLMAWIFIAPLIFYAIAFVSQFVLRAMGGAVTGFATRLALFWAFLAASPLKLLHGLVAGFIGPGQALTIVGAIWLAVFLWFWVSNLREAGWGAK, encoded by the coding sequence ATGCCGGTAACGACGGACATTGTTGCGACCTATCGGGGTCCGCGCACGGTTTTCCGGCGCCTCTTGGATATGGGTGAAAATGAAGGCCGCGCGCTTGCCATTCTGATGGCAGGTTGCGCGGTGTTTTTCGTGGCCCAGTGGCCAGCTTTGTCCAGAGAGGCGCATCTGACGGACCAAGAGCTCAATCCGCTATTGGGTGGGTCGCTCATGGCCTGGATTTTCATTGCGCCTCTGATCTTCTACGCGATTGCCTTTGTGAGCCAGTTTGTGCTGCGCGCCATGGGCGGGGCCGTTACGGGCTTTGCCACACGTCTTGCGCTCTTCTGGGCCTTTCTGGCAGCAAGTCCGCTCAAGCTCTTGCATGGGCTGGTTGCAGGCTTTATCGGCCCGGGTCAGGCGCTGACCATTGTCGGGGCCATTTGGCTGGCCGTGTTCTTGTGGTTTTGGGTGTCAAACCTGCGCGAAGCCGGGTGGGGGGCGAAGTGA
- the sufB gene encoding Fe-S cluster assembly protein SufB, with amino-acid sequence MAALDDVVKDGVDQETVDAVKDISTYKYGWNTDIEMEYAPKGLTPDIVKLISEKNGEPEWMTEWRMAAYERWLKLEEPDWAMVDYPEIDFQDQYYYARPKSMEEKPKSLDEVDPKLLETYEKLGIPLKEQMILAGVEGAEDAPAEGRKVAVDAVFDSVSVGTTFQAELKKAGVIFCSISEAIKEHPELVKKYLGSVVPVSDNFYATLNSAVFSDGSFVYVPPGVRCPMELSTYFRINAENTGQFERTLIIADKGSYVSYLEGCTAPQRDTSQLHAAVVEIVIEEDAEVKYSTVQNWFPGDENGKGGIYNFVTKRADCRGDRAKVMWTQVETGSAVTWKYPSCILRGEDSQGEFYSIAITNNYQQADTGTKMIHLGKNTKSRIVSKGISAGKAQNTYRGLVSMHPKAKDSRNYTQCDSLLIGDKCGAHTVPYIEVKNNSSRVEHEATTSKVDDDQLFYCRQRGMDEEEAVALVVNGFCKDVLQALPMEFAMEAQQLVAISLEGSVG; translated from the coding sequence ATGGCGGCACTGGATGATGTGGTCAAGGACGGCGTAGACCAGGAAACGGTCGATGCGGTGAAAGACATCAGCACGTATAAATACGGCTGGAACACCGATATCGAGATGGAATATGCGCCAAAGGGCCTGACCCCGGATATCGTCAAGCTGATCTCTGAAAAGAACGGCGAGCCGGAGTGGATGACCGAATGGCGCATGGCGGCCTATGAGCGCTGGCTGAAGCTGGAAGAGCCGGATTGGGCCATGGTCGACTATCCTGAGATCGACTTTCAGGACCAGTATTACTATGCCCGCCCCAAGAGCATGGAGGAAAAGCCAAAGTCGCTGGATGAGGTGGATCCCAAGCTCCTGGAGACGTATGAGAAATTGGGTATTCCGCTCAAGGAACAGATGATCCTTGCGGGTGTGGAAGGTGCAGAGGATGCGCCCGCAGAGGGCCGCAAAGTCGCCGTCGATGCGGTGTTTGACTCCGTTTCTGTGGGCACGACATTTCAGGCAGAGCTCAAGAAGGCGGGCGTGATCTTTTGCTCGATTTCCGAGGCGATCAAAGAGCATCCTGAGCTGGTGAAGAAATATCTCGGCTCGGTCGTGCCAGTGTCGGACAACTTCTATGCCACACTCAATTCGGCGGTTTTCTCGGACGGCTCATTTGTCTACGTGCCGCCCGGCGTGCGCTGCCCGATGGAGTTGAGCACTTATTTCCGGATCAATGCCGAGAATACGGGTCAGTTCGAGCGCACGCTCATCATCGCCGACAAAGGCTCTTACGTGAGCTATCTCGAAGGGTGCACCGCGCCGCAGCGCGATACGTCACAGCTGCACGCCGCGGTTGTCGAGATCGTCATCGAAGAAGATGCGGAAGTGAAATATTCCACCGTGCAGAACTGGTTCCCAGGCGATGAGAACGGCAAAGGTGGTATCTACAACTTTGTCACCAAGCGCGCCGATTGCCGGGGCGACCGGGCCAAGGTGATGTGGACGCAGGTGGAAACCGGCTCTGCTGTGACGTGGAAGTACCCAAGTTGCATCCTGCGCGGCGAAGACAGCCAGGGTGAGTTCTATTCGATTGCGATCACCAACAACTACCAGCAGGCCGATACCGGCACGAAGATGATCCATCTGGGTAAGAACACCAAAAGCCGAATTGTCTCGAAGGGGATCAGCGCGGGCAAAGCGCAGAACACCTATCGCGGGTTGGTGAGCATGCATCCCAAGGCGAAGGACAGCCGCAACTATACGCAATGCGACAGCCTGCTCATTGGCGACAAATGCGGCGCGCATACGGTGCCTTACATTGAAGTGAAGAACAATTCCTCGCGGGTTGAGCACGAGGCCACGACATCCAAGGTCGATGATGATCAGCTCTTCTATTGTCGCCAGCGTGGCATGGATGAGGAAGAAGCTGTGGCCCTGGTGGTGAACGGGTTCTGCAAGGACGTGCTCCAGGCGCTTCCGATGGAATTTGCCATGGAAGCGCAGCAGCTTGTGGCAATTTCCCTAGAAGGGTCGGTGGGGTAA
- a CDS encoding type II toxin-antitoxin system RelE/ParE family toxin: MNDTKRLPARFFETEAGRLPVREWLLKLTEEERRLIGDDIRTAEFGWPIGMPLCRPMKTHKGLWEVRTNLPNGKIARVLFCAHDGQMVLLHGFIKKSQKTPKADLDMGARRMRGLK, encoded by the coding sequence ATGAATGATACGAAACGCTTGCCCGCGCGGTTCTTTGAAACGGAGGCGGGCAGACTGCCAGTCCGGGAGTGGTTGTTAAAACTCACTGAGGAAGAAAGACGGTTGATCGGTGATGACATACGTACTGCAGAGTTTGGCTGGCCGATTGGCATGCCGCTCTGTCGTCCCATGAAAACCCATAAGGGGCTATGGGAAGTGCGAACGAACCTGCCGAATGGCAAAATAGCGCGTGTTCTCTTTTGCGCCCATGACGGGCAGATGGTGTTGTTACATGGCTTCATCAAGAAAAGCCAAAAGACACCCAAGGCAGATTTGGACATGGGCGCGAGAAGAATGAGAGGTTTGAAATGA
- a CDS encoding cysteine desulfurase: MYDVNEIRKDFPILSREVNGKPLVYLDNGASAQKPQVVIDAITQAYAQEYANVHRGLHYLSNLATEKYEAVRGIIARFLGVADENQIILNSGTTEGINMVAYGWAVPRMEAGDEIVLSVMEHHANIVPWHFLRERQGVVLKWVDVDSTGALDPQAVIDAIGPKTKLVAITQLSNVLGTQVDIKTITEAAHAKGVPVLVDGSQGAVHGPVNLDDLGCDFYAITGHKLYGPSGSGAIFVHKDRLSEMHPFMGGGDMIREVHKDEITYADPPMKFEAGTPGIVQTIGLGVALEYMMGLGMDNIAAHENRLRDYAMAQLKGLNWLQLQGTTPDKAAIFSFTLDGAAHAHDISTILDKKGVAVRAGHHCAGPLMDHLGVTATCRASFGLYNTEAEVDVLIEALELAHELFA, from the coding sequence ATGTATGATGTAAATGAAATCCGCAAAGACTTTCCGATCCTGTCACGCGAGGTGAACGGCAAGCCGCTGGTCTATCTAGACAATGGCGCAAGTGCCCAAAAACCGCAGGTCGTGATTGACGCCATCACACAGGCCTATGCCCAGGAATACGCCAATGTGCATCGCGGCCTGCATTACCTTAGCAACCTCGCGACCGAGAAATACGAAGCCGTGCGCGGCATCATCGCGCGGTTCCTTGGCGTGGCCGACGAGAATCAGATCATCCTCAATTCAGGCACGACCGAAGGGATCAACATGGTCGCCTATGGCTGGGCCGTGCCGCGCATGGAAGCGGGCGACGAGATCGTGCTGTCTGTTATGGAACACCACGCCAATATCGTGCCCTGGCATTTCCTGCGCGAACGGCAGGGTGTGGTGCTCAAATGGGTGGATGTGGACAGCACCGGCGCGCTTGATCCACAGGCCGTGATCGACGCGATTGGTCCCAAGACGAAACTGGTTGCGATCACACAGCTTTCAAATGTTTTGGGCACGCAGGTTGATATCAAAACCATCACCGAAGCGGCCCATGCCAAGGGCGTGCCAGTGCTGGTCGACGGCTCTCAAGGTGCTGTGCACGGGCCTGTGAACCTCGATGATCTGGGTTGTGATTTCTATGCGATCACCGGGCACAAGCTATATGGTCCTTCGGGGTCCGGCGCGATCTTCGTCCACAAGGACCGCCTCTCTGAGATGCATCCCTTCATGGGCGGCGGCGATATGATCCGCGAAGTTCATAAGGATGAGATCACCTATGCCGACCCCCCGATGAAATTTGAGGCGGGCACGCCGGGCATCGTGCAAACCATAGGCCTGGGCGTTGCGCTGGAATACATGATGGGTCTGGGGATGGACAACATCGCCGCCCATGAAAACCGCCTGCGCGACTATGCCATGGCGCAGCTCAAGGGGTTAAACTGGTTGCAGCTTCAAGGCACAACCCCTGACAAGGCTGCGATTTTTTCCTTTACGCTCGATGGCGCGGCGCATGCGCATGACATCTCGACCATCCTTGACAAGAAAGGCGTCGCTGTGCGCGCCGGGCACCACTGCGCCGGACCGTTGATGGATCATCTGGGCGTCACCGCCACCTGTCGCGCATCATTTGGGCTCTACAACACCGAGGCAGAAGTCGACGTGCTGATCGAGGCGCTTGAACTGGCGCATGAGCTTTTTGCCTGA
- a CDS encoding cysteine desulfurase family protein, producing MSRVYLDYNATAPLRPEARDAMLSAMDVVGNPSSVHAEGRAAKGLVEKARGQVAAAVGCKPQEVVFTSGATEAARVLANPTDGYDVFVEETAHDALWAQASMSSWPKSPNGPGHTLALGVANSETGVLLDIPEKVEGQYPFGHARADWLMLDVTQMIGRVAFAFGWSGADFAILSAHKLGGPKGVGALIVREGLDIFSLAEGGGQEMGRRSGTENVIGIAGFGAAAEAAQRDLEAGVWGEVKKLRKILEKAIEESSSQTIFVGKDAPRLPNTSCFITPGWKGETQVMAMDLAGFAISAGSACSSGKVKASRVLAAMGFDEVEAASAIRVSLGPQTTEDEVRAFAAAWTSAYEKFRARSA from the coding sequence GTGAGCCGGGTTTATCTGGATTACAATGCCACGGCTCCGTTGCGGCCCGAGGCGCGCGACGCGATGCTGTCGGCGATGGATGTGGTGGGTAATCCGTCGAGCGTGCATGCGGAAGGGCGTGCGGCCAAAGGATTGGTGGAAAAGGCAAGAGGGCAGGTGGCGGCGGCCGTGGGGTGTAAGCCGCAAGAGGTTGTTTTTACTTCCGGCGCAACTGAGGCGGCGCGTGTTCTAGCCAATCCCACGGACGGCTATGACGTATTTGTCGAAGAAACCGCGCATGACGCCCTTTGGGCACAGGCCAGTATGTCGAGCTGGCCCAAAAGTCCGAACGGGCCTGGGCACACGCTTGCACTTGGCGTGGCAAATTCAGAAACTGGCGTTCTGTTAGACATTCCCGAAAAAGTGGAGGGACAATACCCTTTCGGACATGCGCGAGCGGATTGGCTTATGCTGGATGTCACTCAGATGATCGGACGTGTAGCTTTTGCCTTTGGATGGTCTGGAGCAGATTTTGCCATCCTGTCTGCACACAAGCTTGGCGGTCCCAAAGGGGTTGGTGCGCTGATTGTACGCGAAGGGTTGGACATATTCTCTCTCGCCGAAGGCGGTGGCCAGGAAATGGGGCGCCGTTCCGGGACGGAAAATGTCATTGGCATCGCCGGATTTGGGGCTGCCGCAGAGGCTGCGCAGCGGGATCTGGAGGCGGGTGTTTGGGGCGAGGTGAAAAAACTTAGAAAGATTCTAGAAAAGGCTATTGAGGAATCTTCATCACAGACTATTTTTGTCGGGAAAGATGCGCCGCGATTGCCCAACACGTCTTGTTTCATCACGCCCGGATGGAAGGGTGAGACGCAAGTGATGGCGATGGATCTGGCGGGGTTTGCCATATCGGCGGGCTCAGCCTGTTCGTCGGGCAAGGTCAAGGCAAGCCGTGTTTTGGCGGCGATGGGGTTTGACGAGGTCGAGGCGGCAAGTGCGATCCGGGTCTCTTTGGGGCCCCAGACGACAGAAGACGAGGTCCGCGCCTTTGCAGCGGCTTGGACCAGCGCATATGAGAAATTCCGCGCCCGCTCAGCCTGA